The following proteins come from a genomic window of bacterium:
- a CDS encoding 3'(2'),5'-bisphosphate nucleotidase CysQ has product MSEERTWLQIAEGLAVEAAATVMTFFQKTLQTNQKADASPVTEADLASDRLLRAGLRKNFPGHAVLTEENGLDGDSKSEHIWLIDPLDGTKAFAKGIAGFCVMVGLLRRGRPLLGVVVDPLEGRTYRALRGAGAELSQGGETVKLKVSGRSDFAKMPLIVSTGFPEAPLQKIEASLGSPLLPPINSVGIKVGFLVRGEADLYVNHHPVSYWDTAAPLLILEEAGGVFTDLAGRPLDYSMTPPFGHGRKTLASNGRRHAEVVERLKGSGLD; this is encoded by the coding sequence GTGAGCGAAGAGAGGACTTGGCTCCAAATCGCCGAAGGCTTGGCCGTCGAGGCCGCCGCCACGGTCATGACCTTCTTCCAAAAGACCCTTCAGACCAACCAAAAAGCCGATGCCTCGCCGGTCACCGAGGCCGACCTGGCCAGCGACCGCTTGCTCCGCGCCGGCCTCCGCAAGAATTTCCCGGGCCATGCCGTCCTCACCGAGGAAAACGGCTTGGACGGCGATTCGAAATCCGAGCATATCTGGCTCATCGACCCGCTCGACGGCACCAAGGCCTTCGCCAAGGGCATCGCCGGTTTTTGCGTGATGGTGGGGCTGCTGCGCCGGGGCCGGCCGCTCTTGGGCGTGGTGGTCGACCCGCTGGAAGGCCGGACCTACCGGGCCCTGCGCGGCGCCGGCGCCGAATTGAGCCAGGGCGGCGAGACGGTGAAGCTCAAGGTTTCGGGAAGAAGCGACTTCGCTAAGATGCCGCTGATCGTTTCGACCGGTTTCCCCGAGGCCCCGCTCCAAAAGATTGAAGCCAGCTTGGGCTCGCCGCTGCTCCCGCCGATCAACAGCGTCGGCATCAAGGTTGGTTTCCTGGTGCGCGGCGAGGCCGATCTCTATGTCAACCATCATCCGGTCAGCTACTGGGACACCGCCGCGCCGCTGCTCATCTTGGAAGAGGCCGGCGGCGTTTTCACCGACCTTGCCGGCCGGCCGCTGGATTATTCGATGACTCCGCCTTTCGGCCATGGCCGTAAGACCTTGGCCAGCAACGGCCGCCGCCACGCCGAGGTGGTCGAGCGGCTCAAGGGCTCCGGATTGGATTGA
- a CDS encoding cobalamin-binding protein, with amino-acid sequence MRIVSLLPSATEIVAALGFRRELVGRSHECDFPPWVQALPVLTHPAFAPEGGSLAIDREVKGLVERGLSIYRVEAERLKSLKPDFIVTQSQCEVCAVSESELEKALGDWIGGSARIVSLKPDSLADVCSDIRRCAEALGVADRGQKLEHGLAVRMAEIERRAAGLTKPSVACLEWFEPLMAAGNWMPELVAMAGGRNLFGEAGKHSPWLHWEALAERDPERILLMPCGYDLAKVRASLPELETHAAWKNLRAVREGRVYLVDGNQYFNRPGPRLAESLEILAEILHPAEFNFGHRGKGWERISSRTK; translated from the coding sequence ATGCGAATCGTCTCGCTCCTGCCCAGCGCCACCGAGATCGTCGCCGCGCTGGGTTTCCGCCGAGAGCTGGTCGGGCGTTCCCATGAGTGCGATTTTCCGCCCTGGGTCCAGGCCCTGCCGGTCCTGACCCATCCGGCCTTTGCGCCGGAAGGCGGCAGCTTGGCGATCGACCGCGAGGTCAAAGGCCTGGTCGAGCGCGGCCTTTCGATCTACCGGGTCGAAGCCGAGCGGCTCAAGTCGCTCAAGCCCGATTTCATCGTCACCCAGTCCCAATGCGAGGTTTGCGCGGTCAGCGAGAGCGAGCTCGAGAAGGCGCTCGGCGATTGGATCGGCGGAAGCGCCCGGATCGTTTCGCTCAAGCCCGATTCGCTGGCCGACGTTTGCAGCGACATCCGTCGCTGCGCCGAGGCCCTGGGCGTCGCCGATCGCGGTCAAAAGTTGGAGCATGGGCTGGCCGTTCGGATGGCCGAAATCGAACGGCGGGCGGCCGGTTTGACTAAGCCGAGCGTCGCCTGCCTCGAGTGGTTCGAGCCGCTCATGGCCGCGGGCAACTGGATGCCGGAGCTGGTGGCGATGGCCGGCGGCCGCAACCTCTTCGGTGAAGCCGGAAAACATTCGCCTTGGCTCCATTGGGAAGCCTTGGCCGAGCGGGATCCGGAAAGGATTTTGCTGATGCCTTGCGGCTATGACTTGGCCAAAGTCCGAGCCTCGCTGCCCGAGTTGGAGACGCATGCGGCTTGGAAGAATTTGCGCGCGGTGCGCGAGGGGCGGGTGTATCTCGTCGACGGCAATCAATACTTCAATCGGCCCGGACCGCGCTTGGCCGAGAGCTTGGAGATCCTCGCCGAGATCCTCCATCCCGCGGAGTTCAATTTTGGACATCGCGGGAAGGGCTGGGAAAGGATATCATCCCGCACGAAGTGA
- the mscL gene encoding large-conductance mechanosensitive channel protein MscL, with protein sequence MLKEFKEFISKGNAIDLAVGVVIGAAFGKIVTSLVDDIIMPPIGLILGKVDFTNLYFMLQPGKVPGPYPSLADAKKAGAVTVNVGVFINVLISFLIISIAVFLLVKAINQLRRKQEAAATTKDCPYCKSKIDLAATRCAFCTSEIKAA encoded by the coding sequence ATGTTGAAGGAATTCAAAGAATTCATCTCCAAGGGAAACGCCATCGACCTGGCGGTGGGCGTCGTCATCGGCGCGGCCTTCGGCAAGATCGTCACTTCGCTGGTCGACGACATCATCATGCCGCCGATCGGCTTGATCTTGGGGAAGGTCGACTTCACCAATCTCTATTTCATGCTCCAGCCGGGGAAAGTCCCGGGCCCCTACCCTTCGCTGGCCGACGCCAAGAAGGCCGGCGCGGTCACGGTCAATGTCGGGGTCTTCATCAACGTGCTGATCAGCTTCCTGATCATCTCGATCGCGGTGTTCTTGCTGGTCAAGGCGATCAATCAGCTGCGACGAAAACAGGAAGCGGCCGCGACCACCAAGGATTGCCCTTACTGCAAGTCGAAGATCGACCTGGCAGCCACCCGCTGCGCCTTCTGCACTTCGGAAATTAAGGCGGCTTGA
- a CDS encoding YqgE/AlgH family protein, which translates to MTVAKPILLVAVPQLGDPNFFHSVVLIFQHDAQGAMGLAINRPTPLTLGEFARSQELVCRDNLAAKPVYQGGPVELERGWLLHADASVAERHEILPDLFLSAGSETLRLLLQEGRADFRFLLGYAGWGPGQLEDEMKEGAWITVDAEARYVLTTPASQAWDRILFDLGIDPASLALGRGLH; encoded by the coding sequence ATGACCGTCGCGAAGCCGATCCTGCTCGTCGCCGTTCCCCAGCTCGGCGACCCCAATTTTTTTCACAGCGTGGTCTTAATTTTCCAGCATGATGCCCAAGGCGCCATGGGTCTCGCCATCAATCGGCCCACCCCTCTGACCCTGGGTGAATTCGCCCGCAGCCAGGAGTTGGTCTGTCGCGACAACTTGGCGGCCAAGCCGGTCTACCAGGGAGGGCCGGTGGAGCTGGAGCGGGGTTGGCTGCTCCACGCCGACGCCAGCGTGGCCGAGCGCCATGAAATTCTTCCCGATCTTTTCCTGAGCGCCGGCAGCGAGACCCTGCGCCTCCTGCTGCAGGAGGGGCGCGCCGATTTCCGTTTTTTGCTGGGTTACGCCGGCTGGGGCCCGGGCCAGCTCGAGGATGAGATGAAAGAGGGGGCTTGGATCACGGTCGATGCCGAAGCCCGTTACGTTTTGACCACTCCGGCGTCCCAAGCTTGGGACCGGATCCTGTTCGACTTGGGAATCGACCCGGCGAGCCTTGCCCTGGGCCGAGGGTTGCATTAA